The nucleotide window CAAATACGAAAATACATGCCTCTATGCCCTGCTGGAAAAGGAATGGGAAAGCAACCGCTAACGGGGCAGGGGTTGCATATATACACCCGTTGCGGTGTGGCCTGTGCATGGATGCCGCATCTGATGGATGCGTGGTTGACTGGGCGGCTGTTGTCAGGCGCATTCCTCATCCGCATACGCGCCCTGCCAGACAATTTTTTTGTAGATGTGCGGCACAGTGTCGCCCTCGGTGCTGATGAGCAGAACCGAGGCTTCAGCGTTCAGACCCAGAGCTTCGCGCTGGTCTGCCGCAGCGGGGCTGCTCATGAGCCAGTGCAGCGCACCCGCGCCAGCCGCGCCAGATTCGCCGGAAACAATGGGCTGATCGCCCCTCACGGGCGCTGCCAGCATACGCATGCCGTTGGCTGCCATGTAATCCGGGCAGGACATGAAGGCCGTGCTGTAATCCTTGAGGATGCTCCAGGCCAGACTGCTCGGCTCGCCGCAGGCAAGCCCGGCCATGAGGGTTTGCAGGTCGCCGCCCACGGCATGGGCCTTGCCGTCGCCCGCCAGCGCGGAGCGGTAAAAGCAATCGGCGGCATGCGGTTCCACCACAATGAATCGGGGTGTCTTTTCGCCAAGGGCTGCCACCAGAAAACCTGCCACAGCAGCGGCAAATGACCCCACCCCCGCCTGAAGAAAGCAGTGCGTCGGGCGAATGGCGGCTGCGTCCATCTGCTCCAGAATTTCTGCGGCAAGGGTAAGGTAACCCTGCATGATCCATGCGGGAATCTGCTCGTAGCCACCCCACGCGGTATCCTGCACCATCACATAGCCTTTTTCCTGCGCCAGATTCCAGCTCATACGCACGGTGTCGTCATAATTGAGATGAGTGATGCTGCACTGCGCGCCGAGCGCCAGAATGTTGTCTTGGCGGGTTTTGTCCGACCCTTTGGGCATGTAGATGATGCAGGGATAGCCCAGCTCGCGGGTTGTCCATGCCAGCCCCCTGCCGTGGTTGCCGTCAGTTGTGCTGATAAATGTTATCTGCCCTGCGGTTGCTCTGGCGGCGGGGGCGTCAAGCATGCCCCGCACAAGGCCTTCGGCGGGCAGGTGCATGCGCTCGGCAAGGCAGCGGGCCACGGCGTAGGAGCCGCCAAGCACCTTGAAGGCGTTGAGGCCAAAGCGGTGCGATTCGTCCTTTACGCAGATGTTTTTCAGGCCAAGGCTTGCCGCCAGCCCCGGCAGGCTCACCAGTGGAGTAGGGCAATACTGGCTGAAAGAGGCCTGATACGTGCGGACGTGCCGGGCTATGGCGGGCGAAAAACCGGTAACGTCCACACCGTGAGCGGTCGCGGTGCGAAAGGGATTGAGCAGCAGGGATGCGGGCATGGGCGGTTTCCTTGGTGGGATTGGCCTGCGGCCTCAGGGCCGGGCAATGGCAAGTATAGCGGCGGCTTGCCCATCTGGGCAAGGGGGCTACCTCGGGAATGGCGGCCCTAAGAAAAAATGGGCATACCATGCAGGGCTGGTGCCACGAGAAGGTGCGGAGCAAAAAGGAAATGGATGCAGCTGAGGAATACGCCCTTTGGGGCTGTAGAAAGCGCACGAAAAAAGGGTTACATTTTTCAATGTAACCCTTTATTCTCGAGTGGCGTCCCCAAGGGGATTTGAACCCCTGTCGACGGCGTGAAAGGACAGCATCTAAAGTTGTGAATTTAATAAATTAGCAATGTTAGAGTACATCCAGAAACGTCAAAAGACATCCGCATACACCCCGAACTAACCCCCTTTTAACCCTCCTACCTCAAGGGCGCTGTGATCGAAGCCCGAGGGTAGCAGGTTAAGATTCTACCCCCGCAACCGAATATTCACGCTCTTACGAAGACGAGCCGTAAGAGCTGTTTTTTACCCTACGTTACACTGGGCTGGCTGACACCGGAAGAATTCCGCGCAAAAAATATAACCGGCAACCCATTGGGAACCACTAACTTACAAGCGGTATACGCAAGTGGGGTAAGGTCCGCAGAGGCAAAAAAAGACACCAAAGAGAGCATTATCCTAATACTTAAACTGTATATCTGTATCCTCTAGCTCACTTTTTATTACAGTCCAAGTGAGTTTATTTATTTTTAAAGATCTTCCATCCGCTGTACCTTTAATTTTATATCGATTAATATTGGGAGCGCACCATTTTATATTGGGGTTATATAAAGACACATCGTAATCAACTTCAAACTCTACAGAATTATAATTGTGGGTTACGATGACAAAATTATTGGTCCCAGAAGAGCCATTGATGTATTTTGTATCTACTTCAATTCCATTTATTATTCGAATTTGTATGATATATGACACACTTTCGCAGATGGTTGCAATATTGTCATTTATCATATTGAATTTTTTAACTATATTTAAAGCAGCATTTTCAAAAACATCTCCATCTTCACACCCTAAAACATGAGTGTATTTATTAAGCTTGTCTATTAATTTTTGATAGTCACTGCACAATAACTCAATGGCCTCAATAGAAGTGTCTATATTTTTGCTGAATTTATCAGAAGAATTTTCAAGGCCATGCATTATGATTCTTGGATCAATGTTTTTATAAGCCGCATATTTTATCCTGTCTCTTCTTGTAATTCTAGCTTTTTCATCCTTATCCATTAAATACCAATCACAGGATTCAATTTCATTGCTTGGAGACATGGCATCAAAATATATCCTTAATGCCTCCCTTAATCCAAGTGCGCAAAAATTATATCGTAATGACAAATCCGTATTTTTTAACAAATCCAAGGATTCTTTTATCCAAACAAAAATTTCGTTATGTTGCACACCAGCAAGCCAAACTTCTAATTTGTTAAGTTCATTATGCATATGTTATAATTTTGCATAAGGTTAATTGACTTTGCCCCACAGCATATACCACTTGTAAGTTAGTGGTTCCCAATGGGTTGCCGGTTATATTTTTTGCGCGGAATTCTTCCGGTGTCAGCTAGCCCAACGAGCTTGCGATCGCAGTTGGTTTTGTAATCCTGCCTCCAAGTCTCAATCGTTCTCGGGGCATCATACAGGAAAAAAACACGTTCTGATTTAAACACTCATCCCGCAATTTTCCGTTAAAGTTTTCAACATGCCCATTGTTAGTGGACGTCCCATGACGAGTAAACTCAATCTGCACACGTGCTCAAAAGTCCATACACCCAAGCCATTACCGCTAAATTCCGGACCGTTATCACCTTGATCCCTGTGACAACCTCCTTGAAAACGCAATTATTCAAGCACACGCGCAACTCGTGTCCCTGGCGACGATATATCCACTTCAAGCATAAGGGCTTGAACGATCCCACAGATCGGCAATTGTCAAAAGGCATCGCTTACAAAATTCATCGCCACTGCTCATCCGGGGCAACAAGACTAGCACGGGCAATCGAGCGCTTCGCCCGTTTGCGAGTGCGCAGTGAAAGATTTTCTTTTTAGTAAACCCATTCTGTCCGCATATGATTCTGCACCAGATCTTCCCCGTGCAATAGTTCATGTAAGCACGGAGAACCGAAATGTCGTCGATCAGTTGCCAGCTCCAGCATCTGCGCGCGAAAAAGAGATCACGGTCTTCAGATGGCAACCGCCTAGCAGAACAACGGCAAAGCTGAGCAAGCCGCTCTGAGTCGCGATGATCCGCCTGAATGTGATGCACGGCTTCCCCGTTGGCTGCGGGCTTTAAAAGTTTTTTGAGAGCACTTCCTTCA belongs to Desulfovibrio desulfuricans DSM 642 and includes:
- the dpaL gene encoding diaminopropionate ammonia-lyase, translating into MPASLLLNPFRTATAHGVDVTGFSPAIARHVRTYQASFSQYCPTPLVSLPGLAASLGLKNICVKDESHRFGLNAFKVLGGSYAVARCLAERMHLPAEGLVRGMLDAPAARATAGQITFISTTDGNHGRGLAWTTRELGYPCIIYMPKGSDKTRQDNILALGAQCSITHLNYDDTVRMSWNLAQEKGYVMVQDTAWGGYEQIPAWIMQGYLTLAAEILEQMDAAAIRPTHCFLQAGVGSFAAAVAGFLVAALGEKTPRFIVVEPHAADCFYRSALAGDGKAHAVGGDLQTLMAGLACGEPSSLAWSILKDYSTAFMSCPDYMAANGMRMLAAPVRGDQPIVSGESGAAGAGALHWLMSSPAAADQREALGLNAEASVLLISTEGDTVPHIYKKIVWQGAYADEECA
- a CDS encoding integrase core domain-containing protein, yielding MQIEFTRHGTSTNNGHVENFNGKLRDECLNQNVFFSCMMPRERLRLGGRITKPTAIASSLG